In Luteitalea sp. TBR-22, one genomic interval encodes:
- a CDS encoding MlaD family protein encodes MAVEKNYARLGAFLVIMLVVAVATTAFFVQRMRSRKAIELVTYTTENVSGLDVSSAVRYRGVPVGQVTAIRVDPAGNTVEIDFDLYYDRLSQIGADLDRIRQVEQHSLIPKLRAQVVGNPVTGEAYLLLDRPANPPPPLALKFTPTRGYVPSVPSPLTTVQDRLPEVLARAEATLQTIREIIERIPTSLDRSDAFFTSVERVVRESQLPQLSEDTRTFFGTTSAQIAQITENMDRLIGTGGTLVQFAEEARASIDAADLPGSSKAARDAMERTSLAADDLRRALPAMRESLDRLKELARRLDDEPESVIYGPRPVEGKKP; translated from the coding sequence ATGGCCGTCGAGAAGAACTACGCGCGGCTCGGAGCCTTCCTCGTCATCATGCTCGTCGTGGCGGTCGCGACCACGGCGTTCTTCGTGCAGCGCATGAGGAGCCGGAAGGCCATCGAGTTGGTGACCTACACCACCGAGAACGTCAGCGGCCTGGACGTGTCGAGCGCGGTGCGCTACCGCGGCGTGCCCGTGGGGCAGGTGACGGCCATTCGCGTCGACCCGGCGGGCAACACGGTGGAGATCGACTTCGACCTCTATTACGACAGGCTCAGCCAGATTGGCGCCGACCTGGATCGCATCCGGCAGGTGGAACAGCATTCCCTGATTCCGAAGCTGCGCGCCCAGGTCGTGGGCAACCCGGTGACCGGCGAGGCCTACCTCCTGCTCGACCGGCCGGCGAATCCGCCGCCGCCCCTCGCGTTGAAGTTCACGCCCACGCGTGGGTACGTGCCCTCCGTGCCCTCGCCTCTCACCACGGTACAGGACCGGCTGCCCGAAGTCCTCGCGCGCGCAGAGGCCACGCTCCAGACCATCAGGGAGATCATCGAGAGGATCCCGACGAGCCTCGATCGCAGCGATGCCTTCTTCACCAGCGTGGAGCGCGTGGTCCGGGAAAGCCAGCTCCCGCAACTGAGCGAAGACACGCGCACGTTCTTCGGGACGACGAGCGCCCAGATCGCGCAGATCACCGAGAACATGGATCGCCTCATCGGGACAGGCGGTACGCTCGTGCAGTTCGCGGAGGAAGCTCGCGCGTCCATCGATGCCGCCGACCTCCCCGGCTCCTCGAAGGCGGCCCGCGATGCGATGGAACGAACCAGCCTGGCGGCCGACGACCTGCGCCGCGCACTTCCGGCGATGCGTGAGTCCCTCGATCGCCTCAAGGAGTTGGCGCGCAGGCTCGACGACGAGCCCGAGTCGGTGATCTACGGGCCGCGACCCGTCGAAGGGAAGAAGCCATGA